ATAACAGGATCAATCCTCCTCCCCCAAACGTTCTTACTTTTCTAGATTCTCTCATTTTCCGCACCCTTTCCGTCATCTATACCTATTTAACTTCTTACCCAACGAATACTTCATAATTGAAAATGATTATCATTATCCTGCTGTTATGATAAAGTCATAGATTGATACCGTCAATATTAATAAAATTTTGTTAATAAAAATCATTTTGGCCATTAAGGCAACCTGCATGAATTTTATTGTTTACGTGAAGTTGAACTTTAAAAAAAGTAAAAAAAGAGCAAACCCGTTAAGGTCTGCTCTCCTTGCCTTGCCTTTTCAAAGAATCTATTTTCTTTCAATCAGCATCTCTTCAAGAGGATATTCTTCATTTGTAGCTTCTTTTTTTGGGCGTTTTATGGAGGTTTTAATAAGAATGGTAGAAACAATTGATAATGCACCCATGATCAGGTAGCCTGTCGATCTTGAAAACACTTCAATCAAGATGCCAATTATGACGGGTCCTAAAAACATTCCAGCAGAATATAAACTTTGGAACAAGCCCATTCTCGTGGATTGTTTAATCTCTGGTCAAATTTTACACTCCTCAAAAAAACGTTCAGAGTTATTTCAGAAATCCGCTCCCTTTCCGCCGACTGTCTGCCAAGCCTCCTCGACGCAAGCGTCTGTGGGGTCTCGGCTAGCCAGTTATTCGGCAGGAGTGTCGCAAATTTCTTCAATCCATTGAGGTTTCATAAAATAGTAAAAAACCCATTAAGGAATCTTGTCCTAAAACCATGGTTAGGGATGAAACCTGACTACAGTTTTTTCTTTAAAAAACAATCCAGTTGATTGGAACGGAAGGTGCGAGACTCCTGCGGGGAAAGTGCGTCCAAGGGAGACCCCGCAGGCGCAAGAGCGCCGAGGAGGCTCCCGGACCGCCCGCGGAAAGCGAGTGCCTGGAGTGGAAATCAAATTTTAAACCCTTAAAAAAACGTTCCAGCTGATTTCAGAAAAAAAGATAATAAACCTTTTTCTATTTATAGTAAAATGTAGATAAATTACAACTAATTGATCAATATTGGAGGATAGCATTGAGTGGGTTATATGATTAGAAGTAAATATTTGAAAGTTATAATACCGTTAGCTCTCATAGTAATCTGCGTTTATTGGTATTACTCAAGTATAGTAATATCAGGAACTTCAGAAAATGGAATGTGGAAGGTAACTTATTCGAAAAATATAGATTCCAGTGAACCAACTGGATGGGAAGGTCATTTAAATCAAAGAAATAACGATAATGTAACTGTAAAAGCCATTGTAGTTGAAGAAAATGATAAAATTAATACAAGTATCGATAGTTTTGAAGAAGGAAGGGCGGAAGATGGCGAAATTACTGTTCTGCATCCTTTTTCAGATGATTTTTACTTAGGACCTAAGCCATCAAAAGGCACAGTTGTGTCAGTAGTTTGGGAACACGATGATAAAACTCATACCGATATTATTAAAATTAGGTAGAAGTAAATGAGTCTGCCTGCAATTTTAAAAAACGTTCAGAGTTGATTGCAGAAATCCGCTCCCTTTCCGCCGACTGTCTGCCAAGCCCCCTCGGCAAAATCGCCTGCGGGGTCTCGGCTAGCCATTTATTGGCAGGAGTGTCGCAAATTTCTTCAATCCATTGAGGCTTTCATAAAACCAGAAAAAACTTTAATAATCATCTAGACTTGCTATAATATCATGGTTCGCGATAAGACCCTTCCGAACTTCTTTTGTAGACAAAATTGATAATAATTGAGTTGTCAAAACTTGAAAGTTGTTTTCCACTTCTGGCACTCGCTTTCCAATCAACGTTCAAATTTCACAAACAAGATTGGATCTTCGTGCCTTCCAGGTTATTTTAGTGAAACATTCCCTTTAAAAAGCGATACAGTCCATCTGCTCTATATGAATGATCCGTCACTTCATCCGCCTGTTCTTTGACCAGGTCCGTGGCGTTTTTCATGGCAACGCAATGTCCGGCGAGTTGGAATAGCGGGAGGTCATTTTCGCCATCGCCTACTGCCAGGATATTTTCCGGTGCTAGCTGGAAATGCTTCAGCAGCAGTTGAACGCCTGTTGCTTTTGTGATGCCTTCCACGGTCACTTCTACATTATGATGGGTGGAGGAAGCTGTGGTAAAGGCATTGTACTGCTTGATTTTCTCCAATTCCGCTTTCCATTTTCGAATCGTATTCATTTCATTGCTGAAGAAGTAAATTTTGGCTACGCTGCTTATATCCAGTTGTTCTGACCATCTTATTTTGTCTTCCACTGCATCCTGTCTTGATAGCCATTCATTTTCATCGACTGTCTCAGGCTTTGGAATCAAACCTTGTTTAACCATATAGTCTTTATCTTTAAGTAATGCCATCCGTGTTCCATCGTTCGGATGAACTTCGTAAAAAATCTCTTCCGCTCCTGCTTTGGCGACCAATTCCTCCACAAGTTCCGTCGACAGGGCGTGTTCGACAATCTGTTTCTTTCCGATAAATACGGACATTCCATTGGCGGTCACCATTCCATCGGCTTCCATGCCGGACGGTAAAACGTCCCTCACTTCTTCCAGTGTTCTTCCTGTCGCAATGAAAATCAGCTTACCACTTTTCCTAAGTTCGCCTATGTATTGTTCCAGCGTTTCATTCACAGTATTTCTTTCGTTCAATGTCGTGCCATCCAAATCGAGCACAATTGCTTTGTTGTTCATGCAAATCACCTCAAAAATCCAAATGATGATGAAAATGCCAACAGCCCATTATCTATAAAGATCTTAGGCTGTTGGTTTCATTCATTTATTTTTGTTTCTTTACCTTATCAGTATAACAGTTTAGGATAATCCTAAAAGTTTCATGACGCTTAGGATCAAGAGACCGACCACACCGAAATCCGAATCACCAAATGTGGTACCTTCAAACCCTACATCCCCCAAGAAGACCAGGAGTATTGCCGGCAGGAAACTAATGATGAGCCCGTTGGCAAAGGATCCAAGCATCGCTCCGCTTCTGCCTCCTGTGGCATTTCCGAATACACCTGCTGCAGCTCCGGTGAAGAAATGCGGTACGAGCCCCGGAACGATTACTTTCAATCCAAGTACCGGAAGGAGGAACATGGATAATAGTCCAGCTAAGAAACTGAATAGGAACCCGATGATCACTGCATTTGGAGCGAATGGAAAGATAGTCGGACAGTCCAATGCAGGTTTTGTATTCGGCGCCACTTTATCGGCAATCCCTTTGAATGCAGGGACGATTTCAGCAATTAACATCCGTACCCCTGCAAGAATGATGTAGACTCCTGCAGCAAATGTTATCGCCTGGATGAAAGAGAATACGATGAAGTTCGAACCACCGGATAATTCCGTTTCAATATAGTTCTGTCCGGCAAACAATGCGACGATCACAAAGAACATCGTCATCGTAAGCGATACAGCAACTGATGTGTCCCTCAGGAATCCTAAAGATTTAGGAACCTTGATTTGCTCCGTCGTTTTTTCCTTATTTCCAAACCATTTTCCAACTGTCGCGGATACAAAATATCCGATTGTCCCGAAATGGCCGATGGCAAAATCATCGCTTCCGGTAATCTTCCGTACGTATGGCTGAAGGAGGGCTGGGAACATCACCATGCATACTCCCAATAGAATGGAACCGACCAAGATAAGCGGAAATCCGTTGAGCCCGCCGACCGATAGCGTGACTGCAAGTAAACAAGCCATGAATAAGGTATGGTGTCCCGTTAAGAATATATATTTAAATGGCGTGAAACGAGCCAGCAAAACATTGACAACCATACCAAAAACCATGATTAGTGCAGTCGAAGTCCCAAAATCACTTTGGGCGGCTGCGACAATGGCTTCGTTATTCGGTATGACGCCTTGTACATTGAATGCATGATCGAACATTTTACTGAATATATCAAGGGCGCCAATGAGCACTGCCGCTCCCGCTCCAATGATAATGAAGCCCATGACGGTTTTTAGCGTTCCAGATACAACATCCGCACTGGATTTCCGCTGTAACAGCAGTCCAATGAGGGCAAACAGCCCCACAAGTATGGAAGGTGTACCCAAGATGTCATTCATGATAAGTTCCAGCATTGCCTCTCCCCCTCTTCTTTATGTTTCCTTCTTATAGATGTGAAGCCAATTTCGATGTGATTTCAGGAATGCTCATCATGTTTTCCAGTGTGACGATCGTCCGGGTTCCATCATCCAGCTGACCGACAATATCAGCCGCTCCCAGGTAAATATCTGCCTGAACCGTTTTTGCGGATGCCAGATCCGTATGATCCACCTTGGCTGTCTTACCCATTTCCGTCAACGCTTTCTTCACATTCATCTCCATGATGAAGCTGCTTCCCAATCCGTTTCCGCATACTACCATGATTTTCTTCATATCAATCTCTCCTTTTTTTATCCTACATGCATTTCCAATTTAGATTTGATTTCAGGGATGCTCATCATGTTCTCCAATGTGACGATCGTCCGGGTTCCATCATCCAACTGACCGACAATATCCGCCGCTCCCAGGAAAATATCCGCCTGAACCGTTTTTGCGGATGCCAGATCCGTATGATCCACCTCGGCCGTCTTACCCATTTCCGTCAATGCTTTCTTCACATTCATCTCCATGATGAAGCTGCTTCCCAATCCGTTCCCGCATACTACCATGATTTTCATTCCGCTTCCTCCTTCGAATATTTATGAACGTACTCCATAAGGACCGATTTATCTGAAGTGCTTAATATTTCTTCTATATTAGCTGGTTCATTCAATAATTGAGTGAGCTGGATCAATGCCCGCAGATGCGAATCGTTATCCACTGCCGCCAAAATGATAATCAGGCGTACCGGTTTATCCGGCGCAAAGTCCACGGCTTCATCCAACTTCAGCAAACTCATGGATAAAGACCTGACCCCCTGCTCCGGACGTGCATGGGGAATCGCCACTCCAGGCGTAATCACTACATATGGTCCATTCGTTTCTATCGCCTCGATCATGGCATCCACATATCGTTCCTCTACAGTTCCTAAGTCCACGAGAGGCTTGGCCGCGACTTGAATGCCTTCTTTCCAATCGGAAACATGCGGCTGTAATTGAATCGTTTGCATATTGAGGAGTTCTTCTAACACAGGCTTCTCTGCCTCCTTTAAAGAAAATTGGGTTATTTTTGGTGTATGGGTATACACATTCGACTTCAAAGCCTTTTCAAGCTGATCCTGTTCATGGATGGTTGCATACTTGGAAATGATCTTTAATAAAGCAGCAACATCCACACTTTCCGTCGTATATCCATACAATTCCTGCATGACCTGCTGGCGCAATGTATGTTTGTCCTGCATTTCCAAAATGGGCGGTACAACGAATAATGCCGCTTTTGTTCTCATATGCACCGTTGAAAAAACAAGATCGTACGACAGTGGGTATTCAGCCGCATTTCTTACGGACAGAACGTCCAGGAACAATATATCCGGAAATAATTCCCTCAATGTATAAATGAGGATATTGCTGATGCCAATGCCATTCGGGCATACGACAATTGCCCGTTTTCGATCATCCAATGTCGTCCCTTGCCTGCGCAGCCATCCGCCAAAATAGACCGTGAAGTATGCGACTTCCTCTTCTGATACCGGACAGCCAATTTCTTTCTCCAACACCCACAGGGATTTTTTTGTCAAATGATGCAATTCAGGATAGACCTTCTGCACCCGTCCCGTCATCGGGTTCATTTGCGGGAGACCATACCGCAGGCGATGATATGCCGGTTTAAAATGAACGTATAATTGTTGGCATAGCTGTTCTTTGTCTTTCAGGTGAACAAATGCCAGCCTCTCGAACTCTGCCACGATTTCCTGCAAAAGGTGTTGAATGGCTTCATCATCCTTAAGAGGCGAAATATCCTTCGTTCGATTCATGCTCAGTAAATGTAAGGTGGCGTATAAGTTTTCCGTTTCGCTCCATACTGATTGAAAGGCATTCGTTCTGGTCATTTCCTCAACCATTTTGTATTCTTCCGTCGCAACAAACGGCGCCCAGCTCTGGTCTGCCTGTAACTCTTCCCCTTTTCCTATGAGCTGATCAGTACATAGAAATAAATAGCTCAGTTCATGAAGCCGTTCATCCGTAAAGGTGATGCCTAATTTACGTTCGATCCTTTCAAGCTGTAACCGGATCGAGCTGATTTGCTTTTCATGATTTCCCCATATGCACTCCATGATCAATTCACTATTGGGACTGTTCAGTACATCATGCACGAGACGCTCAATGATATATCTCTTTA
The DNA window shown above is from Peribacillus sp. FSL P2-0133 and carries:
- a CDS encoding PTS ascorbate transporter subunit IIC; its protein translation is MLELIMNDILGTPSILVGLFALIGLLLQRKSSADVVSGTLKTVMGFIIIGAGAAVLIGALDIFSKMFDHAFNVQGVIPNNEAIVAAAQSDFGTSTALIMVFGMVVNVLLARFTPFKYIFLTGHHTLFMACLLAVTLSVGGLNGFPLILVGSILLGVCMVMFPALLQPYVRKITGSDDFAIGHFGTIGYFVSATVGKWFGNKEKTTEQIKVPKSLGFLRDTSVAVSLTMTMFFVIVALFAGQNYIETELSGGSNFIVFSFIQAITFAAGVYIILAGVRMLIAEIVPAFKGIADKVAPNTKPALDCPTIFPFAPNAVIIGFLFSFLAGLLSMFLLPVLGLKVIVPGLVPHFFTGAAAGVFGNATGGRSGAMLGSFANGLIISFLPAILLVFLGDVGFEGTTFGDSDFGVVGLLILSVMKLLGLS
- a CDS encoding BglG family transcription antiterminator, yielding MFLDERSANLLKLLQHSPISKMKELEAQTGLTRRQIQYGLSKANDWLQFHGYQPIQYNREMGYSFSETIRDEELNVKLTKRNYIFSETDREKVFYLMILLSPEELSVYHFQTITGLSRNTVLKDLKRLKEKNRDISLKIQYSKQDGYVVIGETRVKRYIIERLVHDVLNSPNSELIMECIWGNHEKQISSIRLQLERIERKLGITFTDERLHELSYLFLCTDQLIGKGEELQADQSWAPFVATEEYKMVEEMTRTNAFQSVWSETENLYATLHLLSMNRTKDISPLKDDEAIQHLLQEIVAEFERLAFVHLKDKEQLCQQLYVHFKPAYHRLRYGLPQMNPMTGRVQKVYPELHHLTKKSLWVLEKEIGCPVSEEEVAYFTVYFGGWLRRQGTTLDDRKRAIVVCPNGIGISNILIYTLRELFPDILFLDVLSVRNAAEYPLSYDLVFSTVHMRTKAALFVVPPILEMQDKHTLRQQVMQELYGYTTESVDVAALLKIISKYATIHEQDQLEKALKSNVYTHTPKITQFSLKEAEKPVLEELLNMQTIQLQPHVSDWKEGIQVAAKPLVDLGTVEERYVDAMIEAIETNGPYVVITPGVAIPHARPEQGVRSLSMSLLKLDEAVDFAPDKPVRLIIILAAVDNDSHLRALIQLTQLLNEPANIEEILSTSDKSVLMEYVHKYSKEEAE
- a CDS encoding PTS sugar transporter subunit IIB, translating into MKKIMVVCGNGLGSSFIMEMNVKKALTEMGKTAKVDHTDLASAKTVQADIYLGAADIVGQLDDGTRTIVTLENMMSIPEITSKLASHL
- a CDS encoding PTS sugar transporter subunit IIB; translation: MKIMVVCGNGLGSSFIMEMNVKKALTEMGKTAEVDHTDLASAKTVQADIFLGAADIVGQLDDGTRTIVTLENMMSIPEIKSKLEMHVG
- a CDS encoding MFS transporter, yielding MKQSTRMGLFQSLYSAGMFLGPVIIGILIEVFSRSTGYLIMGALSIVSTILIKTSIKRPKKEATNEEYPLEEMLIERK
- a CDS encoding HAD family hydrolase, giving the protein MNNKAIVLDLDGTTLNERNTVNETLEQYIGELRKSGKLIFIATGRTLEEVRDVLPSGMEADGMVTANGMSVFIGKKQIVEHALSTELVEELVAKAGAEEIFYEVHPNDGTRMALLKDKDYMVKQGLIPKPETVDENEWLSRQDAVEDKIRWSEQLDISSVAKIYFFSNEMNTIRKWKAELEKIKQYNAFTTASSTHHNVEVTVEGITKATGVQLLLKHFQLAPENILAVGDGENDLPLFQLAGHCVAMKNATDLVKEQADEVTDHSYRADGLYRFLKGMFH